In Corylus avellana chromosome ca2, CavTom2PMs-1.0, the following proteins share a genomic window:
- the LOC132173118 gene encoding helicase-like transcription factor CHR28 isoform X1, producing MLMADDGVWTRGDMSGVDGLLNEDLSIDIDTLFHILGEEEQPLQSSREDSSQKNVLQSESAPDAKCQTGSQVSEGSPPVQAELTGPITFFSLHYPEASDSMTGGSGASFDSAGNSVMVFDRGNIEPLTQPASPVHTGSASFKDWFSVVPPGHQSSFTGRAGVPPAEIPLCSAASSFADRDAHNVLDRGDNLYLDFPKGETEVQFRHVGDDVDSKYASHSPFVEDIDVKFSNYGVLGEDSMDTFGPQETNPCAHMTISFMDADISSQNVTSNESTICQSSDVVSDFTDQYTALPYCVRTDDILVDDFSRPCMPSSYSSQISLGNQRKMTNTKDEIGEFSNDSACSSSKMIMNAQRGITGRSVSEVSMTDYADFNGWSFKYEGNNYMSPISGNSSSDAEDCPIDDKASAKLLTCTQSYMSNKVEAACVKNEVTDELIGPSSHSINVIDEAVSRKPFYSADDRIFVDEDLKLSSGVSHSTSTQKYDHAKSEKEDLIFASMRAHHSQNIVDEMASRSHIDSGYLNLSATEQYFPPVPPALVKMQLDYVKDESEGRLVQSMTTGFHFSEVSPELNCKNLLDESHVEDDSDICIIEDMSHPPPTNHSPTTGNTLVTSQHSTFSDSSHYMGVGGPRFKARDERLILQVALQDLSQPKSEAVPPEGDLAVPLLRHQRIALSWMVQKETSLNCSGGILADDQGLGKTVSTIALILKERAPSFGACQNVKQGEMETLNLEEDEVVLPTVDGMKQDADSQQVTSNRIQMKNMNPLVQAKGRPSAGTLIVCPTSVLRQWAEELSSKVTSKANLSVLTYHGSNRTKDPCELAKYDVVLTTYSIVSMEVPKQSLADEDDDEKGKPEDDAGFSSSRKRKDPPSSGKKYSKNKKGLDRALLESTARPLAKVGWFRVVLDEAQSIKNHRTQVARACWGLRAKRRWCLSGTPIQNAIDDLYSYFRFLRYDPFSLYPTFCSAIKVPINRSPTKGYRKLQAILKTIMLRRTKNTLLDGEPIINLPPKSIELKKVEFSEEERNFYSRLEADSRAQFQEYADAGTVKQNYVNILLMLLRLRQACDHPLLVRPYDSSSLWRSSAEMAKKLPRDKQIHLLNCLEASLAICGICNDPPEDAVVSICGHVFCNQCLSEHLIGDDKQCPVTNCKVRLSASSVFSKATLNGSLSDEPCQGSSPNCSASEVVDAAEHFSEGTSTKIKAALEVLHSLCQPRGCTSSNSYAQNTLDERAICLSNSVGELLEDNPDRQNLAVESSKNSVEVEAAGEKAIVFSQWTRMLDLLEACLKNSSIQYRRLDGTMSVFARDKAVKDFNTRPEVSVMIMSLKAASLGLNMVAACHVLLLDLWWNPTTEDQAIDRAHRIGQTRPVRVLRLTVRDTVEDRILALQQKKREMVASAFGEDGTGGGQTRLTEEDLKYLFMM from the exons ATGTTGATGGCGGACGATGGTGTGTGGACACGCGGTGATATGTCGGGCGTTGATGGGCTTTTGAACGAGGACTTGTCGATCGACATCGACACGTTGTTTCACATTCTTGGCGAGGAGGAGCAGCCTTTGCAG AGCAGTCGAGAGGATTCATCTCAGAAAAATGTGTTGCAAAGTGAATCAGCTCCTGATGCAAAGTGTCAAACGG GATCTCAGGTGTCAGAAGGATCACCTCCAGTACAGGCGGAGTTAACAGGTcctatcacatttttctctttacaCTACCCAGAAGCTTCAGATTCTATGACAGGGGGCTCAGGTGCTTCCTTTGATTCTGCAGGGAACTCTGTCATGGTCTTTGACCGTGGAAACATAGAACCCTTGACACAGCCTGCTTCTCCTGTGCATACTGGCTCTGCTAGTTTCAAAGATTGGTTTTCAGTAGTCCCACCGGGCCATCAGTCCTCCTTCACAGGGAGGGCTGGAGTTCCACCAGCTGAGATACCATTGTGTAGTGCTGCTTCAAGTTTTGCTGATAGAGATGCTCACAATGTTCTTGATAGAGGAGATAACTTGTATCTAGATTTTCCTAAGGGTGAAACTGAAGTTCAGTTCCGGCATGTAGGGGACGATGTTGACTCCAAAT ATGCTTCACACAGTCCTTTTGTTGAGGACATTGATGTAAAGTTTTCAAATTATGGTGTGCTGGGTGAAGATAGCATGGATACCTTTGGACCACAGGAAACTAATCCATGTGCACATATGACAATATCCTTCATGGATGCAGATATATCTTCGCAAAATGTAACTTCTAATGAGTCCACAATCTGTCAAAGTTCTGATGTTGTAAGTGACTTCACCGACCAGTACACTGCTTTGCCATATTGCGTGAGGACAGATGATATACTTGTTGATGATTTCTCACGGCCTTGTATGCCCAGTAGTTATAGTTCTCAAATTTCGCTGGGTAATCAAAGAAAGATGACTAACACTAAGGATGAAATAGGGGAATTTTCCAATGATAGCGCATGCTCAAGTAGTAAGATGATTATGAATGCTCAGAGGGGAATAACTGGTAGGTCTGTCTCAGAGGTTTCGATGACTGATTACGCAGATTTTAATGGTTGGAGTTTTAAATATGAAGGTAATAACTATATGTCACCAATCAGTGGAAATTCTTCGTCTGATGCTGAAGATTGTCCTATTGATGACAAGGCATCAGCGAAGCTGTTGACTTGCACTCAGTCATACATGTCAAACAAAGTGGAAGCAGCTTGTGTCAAGAATGAAGTTACTGATGAATTGATTGGACCCAGTAGCCATTCTATTAACGTAATTGATGAGGCCGTCAGTAGAAAGCCTTTTTACAGTGCGGATGACagaatttttgttgatgaagacttgAAACTGTCATCTGGTGTTTCACATTCTACATCAACTCAGAAGTATGATCACGCGAAAAGTGAGAAGGAAGACTTGATTTTTGCTTCTATGAGAGCACATCATTCTCAAAATATAGTTGATGAAATGGCTAGTAGATCCCACATTGATAGTGGATATTTGAATTTAAGTGCAACGGAACAATATTTTCCCCCTGTGCCCCCTGCTCTGGTCAAGATGCAGTTGGATTACGTTAAGGATGAAAGTGAGGGTAGACTTGTTCAATCTATGACCACGGGTTTTCATTTTTCAGAAGTCAGCCCCGagttgaattgcaaaaatttattGGACGAATCCCATGTTGAGGATGATTCTGATATCTGCATTATTGAAGATATGAGTCATCCTCCACCCACAAATCATTCTCCAACAACTGGGAATACCCTTGTTACTTCACAACATTCTACATTTAGTGATTCCAGTCATTACATGGGAGTAGGAGGCCCAAGATTTAAGGCAAGAGATGAGAGGTTGATTTTACAAGTCGCATTGCAG GATCTTTCGCAGCCAAAGTCAGAAGCTGTTCCACCAGAAGGAGATTTAGCAGTTCCTCTGTTAAGACATCAG AGAATTGCTTTGTCATGGATGGTTCAAAAGGAAACAAGCTTGAACTGCTCGGGAGGAATTCTTGCAGATGATCAG GGATTGGGAAAAACAGTATCAACAATTGCGCTTATACTGAAGGAGAGGGCTCCATCTTTTGGAGCCTGTCAAAATGTAAAACAAGGAGAGATGGAAACTCTAAATTTGGAGGAGGATGAGGTTGTTCTTCCTACAGTTGATGGAATGAAGCAAGATGCTGATTCACAACAAGTAACGTCAAATAGAATTCAGATGAAGAACATGAACCCTTTGGTCCAAGCTAAGGGAAGGCCATCTGCTGGAACCCTTATTGTTTGTCCCACTAGTGTTCTACGGCAATGGGCTGAGGAATTAAGTAGTAAGGTAACCAGCAAAGCTAATCTCTCTGTGCTGACATACCATGGAAGCAACCGGACAAAGGATCCTTGTGAGCTGGCCAAGTATGATGTCGTCCTGACAACATATTCAATTGTCAGCATGGAGGTCCCAAAGCAGTCTCTTGCTGATGAAGATGACGATGAGAAAGGGAAGCCAGAAGATGATGCTGGCTTTTCATCCAGTAGGAAAAGGAAAGATCCTCCTAGTTCTGgcaaaaaatattcaaaaaataaaaaaggtttggATAGGGCACTGCTTGAGTCTACTGCTCGTCCTCTTGCAAAGGTGGGATGGTTTAGGGTTGTTCTGGATGAGGCCCAGAGCATCAAGAATCACAGAACTCAAGTAGCTAGAGCCTGTTGGGGTCTTCGTGCTAAACGTAGATGGTGCCTGTCTGGGACTCCAATCCAGAATGCAATTGATGATCTTTATAGTTACTTCAGATTTCTCAGATATgatcctttttcattatatccGACTTTCTGTTCTGCAATAAAGGTCCCAATCAATAGGAGTCCAACAAAAGGGTACAGAAAGCTGCAAGCTATCTTGAAGACGATAATGTTGCGCCGCACCAAAA ACACACTTCTTGATGGGGAACCTATAATTAATCTTCCGCCAAAATCCATAGAGCTGAAAAAAGTGGAATTTTCAGAGGAGGAACGTAATTTCTATTCCAGATTGGAGGCTGATTCACGTGCTCAGTTTCAA GAATATGCTGATGCTGGAACTGTCAAACAAAATTATGTTAACATCTTGTTGATGCTCTTGCGCCTTCGACAAGCTTGTGATCATCCCCTGCTCGTTAGGCCTTATGATTCTAGTTCTTTATGGAGATCCTCAGCTGAGATGGCAAAGAAGCTTCCGCGGGACAAGCAAATACATCTTCTAAATTGTTTAGAAGCATCTTTAGCAATTTGTGGCATCTGTAAT GATCCTCCTGAAGATGCTGTTGTTTCGATTTGTGGTCATGTTTTCTGCAACCAATGTCTTAGTGAGCATCTTATTGGTGATGACAAGCAGTGCCCTGTTACAAATTGCAAAGTTAGACTCAGTGCGTCTTCAGTGTTTTCCAAAGCCACGCTAAATGGTTCTCTCTCTGACGAGCCTTGTCAGGGTAGTTCCCCCAACTGCTCTGCTTCTGAAGTTGTTGATGCAGCTGAGCATTTTTCTGAAGGTACTTCTACCAAAATTAAGGCCGCTCTTGAGGTCCTGCACTCATTATGTCAACCTCGGGGTTGTACATCATCAAATAGTTATGCACAGAACACACTTGATGAAAGAGCCATCTGTCTCAGCAACTCTGTTGGGGAATTACTCGAGGATAATCCTGATAGACAAAATTTGGCTGTAGAGAGTTCTAAAAATTCAGTTGAAGTTGAGGCAGCTGGAGAGAAAGCCATAGTATTTTCACAGTGGACAAGGATGCTGGATTTGCTTGAGGCTTGTCTAAAAAATTCTTCCATTCAGTACAGAAGACTTGATGGAACAATGTCAGTTTTTGCCAGAGATAAAGCTGTGAAGGATTTTAACACCCGCCCAGAG GTGTCGGTTATGATTATGTCTCTGAAAGCTGCTAGTCTTGGTCTCAACATGGTTGCTGCTTGCCATGTTCTTCTGCTGGATCTTTGGTGGAACCCTACCACTGAGGATCAAGCAATTGACAGAGCACACCGAATTGGGCAAACTCGTCCTGTTAGAGTTTTGCGATTAACGGTCAGAGATACAGTTGAAGATCGTATTTTAGCCCTTCAG caaaagaagagagagatggtTGCATCTGCATTTGGAGAGGATGGAACCGGTGGTGGTCAGACGCGCCTCACAGAGGAGGACCTGAAATACCTGTTTATGATGTGA
- the LOC132173118 gene encoding helicase-like transcription factor CHR28 isoform X5, with protein sequence MVFDRGNIEPLTQPASPVHTGSASFKDWFSVVPPGHQSSFTGRAGVPPAEIPLCSAASSFADRDAHNVLDRGDNLYLDFPKGETEVQFRHVGDDVDSKYASHSPFVEDIDVKFSNYGVLGEDSMDTFGPQETNPCAHMTISFMDADISSQNVTSNESTICQSSDVVSDFTDQYTALPYCVRTDDILVDDFSRPCMPSSYSSQISLGNQRKMTNTKDEIGEFSNDSACSSSKMIMNAQRGITGRSVSEVSMTDYADFNGWSFKYEGNNYMSPISGNSSSDAEDCPIDDKASAKLLTCTQSYMSNKVEAACVKNEVTDELIGPSSHSINVIDEAVSRKPFYSADDRIFVDEDLKLSSGVSHSTSTQKYDHAKSEKEDLIFASMRAHHSQNIVDEMASRSHIDSGYLNLSATEQYFPPVPPALVKMQLDYVKDESEGRLVQSMTTGFHFSEVSPELNCKNLLDESHVEDDSDICIIEDMSHPPPTNHSPTTGNTLVTSQHSTFSDSSHYMGVGGPRFKARDERLILQVALQDLSQPKSEAVPPEGDLAVPLLRHQRIALSWMVQKETSLNCSGGILADDQGLGKTVSTIALILKERAPSFGACQNVKQGEMETLNLEEDEVVLPTVDGMKQDADSQQVTSNRIQMKNMNPLVQAKGRPSAGTLIVCPTSVLRQWAEELSSKVTSKANLSVLTYHGSNRTKDPCELAKYDVVLTTYSIVSMEVPKQSLADEDDDEKGKPEDDAGFSSSRKRKDPPSSGKKYSKNKKGLDRALLESTARPLAKVGWFRVVLDEAQSIKNHRTQVARACWGLRAKRRWCLSGTPIQNAIDDLYSYFRFLRYDPFSLYPTFCSAIKVPINRSPTKGYRKLQAILKTIMLRRTKNTLLDGEPIINLPPKSIELKKVEFSEEERNFYSRLEADSRAQFQEYADAGTVKQNYVNILLMLLRLRQACDHPLLVRPYDSSSLWRSSAEMAKKLPRDKQIHLLNCLEASLAICGICNDPPEDAVVSICGHVFCNQCLSEHLIGDDKQCPVTNCKVRLSASSVFSKATLNGSLSDEPCQGSSPNCSASEVVDAAEHFSEGTSTKIKAALEVLHSLCQPRGCTSSNSYAQNTLDERAICLSNSVGELLEDNPDRQNLAVESSKNSVEVEAAGEKAIVFSQWTRMLDLLEACLKNSSIQYRRLDGTMSVFARDKAVKDFNTRPEVSVMIMSLKAASLGLNMVAACHVLLLDLWWNPTTEDQAIDRAHRIGQTRPVRVLRLTVRDTVEDRILALQQKKREMVASAFGEDGTGGGQTRLTEEDLKYLFMM encoded by the exons ATGGTCTTTGACCGTGGAAACATAGAACCCTTGACACAGCCTGCTTCTCCTGTGCATACTGGCTCTGCTAGTTTCAAAGATTGGTTTTCAGTAGTCCCACCGGGCCATCAGTCCTCCTTCACAGGGAGGGCTGGAGTTCCACCAGCTGAGATACCATTGTGTAGTGCTGCTTCAAGTTTTGCTGATAGAGATGCTCACAATGTTCTTGATAGAGGAGATAACTTGTATCTAGATTTTCCTAAGGGTGAAACTGAAGTTCAGTTCCGGCATGTAGGGGACGATGTTGACTCCAAAT ATGCTTCACACAGTCCTTTTGTTGAGGACATTGATGTAAAGTTTTCAAATTATGGTGTGCTGGGTGAAGATAGCATGGATACCTTTGGACCACAGGAAACTAATCCATGTGCACATATGACAATATCCTTCATGGATGCAGATATATCTTCGCAAAATGTAACTTCTAATGAGTCCACAATCTGTCAAAGTTCTGATGTTGTAAGTGACTTCACCGACCAGTACACTGCTTTGCCATATTGCGTGAGGACAGATGATATACTTGTTGATGATTTCTCACGGCCTTGTATGCCCAGTAGTTATAGTTCTCAAATTTCGCTGGGTAATCAAAGAAAGATGACTAACACTAAGGATGAAATAGGGGAATTTTCCAATGATAGCGCATGCTCAAGTAGTAAGATGATTATGAATGCTCAGAGGGGAATAACTGGTAGGTCTGTCTCAGAGGTTTCGATGACTGATTACGCAGATTTTAATGGTTGGAGTTTTAAATATGAAGGTAATAACTATATGTCACCAATCAGTGGAAATTCTTCGTCTGATGCTGAAGATTGTCCTATTGATGACAAGGCATCAGCGAAGCTGTTGACTTGCACTCAGTCATACATGTCAAACAAAGTGGAAGCAGCTTGTGTCAAGAATGAAGTTACTGATGAATTGATTGGACCCAGTAGCCATTCTATTAACGTAATTGATGAGGCCGTCAGTAGAAAGCCTTTTTACAGTGCGGATGACagaatttttgttgatgaagacttgAAACTGTCATCTGGTGTTTCACATTCTACATCAACTCAGAAGTATGATCACGCGAAAAGTGAGAAGGAAGACTTGATTTTTGCTTCTATGAGAGCACATCATTCTCAAAATATAGTTGATGAAATGGCTAGTAGATCCCACATTGATAGTGGATATTTGAATTTAAGTGCAACGGAACAATATTTTCCCCCTGTGCCCCCTGCTCTGGTCAAGATGCAGTTGGATTACGTTAAGGATGAAAGTGAGGGTAGACTTGTTCAATCTATGACCACGGGTTTTCATTTTTCAGAAGTCAGCCCCGagttgaattgcaaaaatttattGGACGAATCCCATGTTGAGGATGATTCTGATATCTGCATTATTGAAGATATGAGTCATCCTCCACCCACAAATCATTCTCCAACAACTGGGAATACCCTTGTTACTTCACAACATTCTACATTTAGTGATTCCAGTCATTACATGGGAGTAGGAGGCCCAAGATTTAAGGCAAGAGATGAGAGGTTGATTTTACAAGTCGCATTGCAG GATCTTTCGCAGCCAAAGTCAGAAGCTGTTCCACCAGAAGGAGATTTAGCAGTTCCTCTGTTAAGACATCAG AGAATTGCTTTGTCATGGATGGTTCAAAAGGAAACAAGCTTGAACTGCTCGGGAGGAATTCTTGCAGATGATCAG GGATTGGGAAAAACAGTATCAACAATTGCGCTTATACTGAAGGAGAGGGCTCCATCTTTTGGAGCCTGTCAAAATGTAAAACAAGGAGAGATGGAAACTCTAAATTTGGAGGAGGATGAGGTTGTTCTTCCTACAGTTGATGGAATGAAGCAAGATGCTGATTCACAACAAGTAACGTCAAATAGAATTCAGATGAAGAACATGAACCCTTTGGTCCAAGCTAAGGGAAGGCCATCTGCTGGAACCCTTATTGTTTGTCCCACTAGTGTTCTACGGCAATGGGCTGAGGAATTAAGTAGTAAGGTAACCAGCAAAGCTAATCTCTCTGTGCTGACATACCATGGAAGCAACCGGACAAAGGATCCTTGTGAGCTGGCCAAGTATGATGTCGTCCTGACAACATATTCAATTGTCAGCATGGAGGTCCCAAAGCAGTCTCTTGCTGATGAAGATGACGATGAGAAAGGGAAGCCAGAAGATGATGCTGGCTTTTCATCCAGTAGGAAAAGGAAAGATCCTCCTAGTTCTGgcaaaaaatattcaaaaaataaaaaaggtttggATAGGGCACTGCTTGAGTCTACTGCTCGTCCTCTTGCAAAGGTGGGATGGTTTAGGGTTGTTCTGGATGAGGCCCAGAGCATCAAGAATCACAGAACTCAAGTAGCTAGAGCCTGTTGGGGTCTTCGTGCTAAACGTAGATGGTGCCTGTCTGGGACTCCAATCCAGAATGCAATTGATGATCTTTATAGTTACTTCAGATTTCTCAGATATgatcctttttcattatatccGACTTTCTGTTCTGCAATAAAGGTCCCAATCAATAGGAGTCCAACAAAAGGGTACAGAAAGCTGCAAGCTATCTTGAAGACGATAATGTTGCGCCGCACCAAAA ACACACTTCTTGATGGGGAACCTATAATTAATCTTCCGCCAAAATCCATAGAGCTGAAAAAAGTGGAATTTTCAGAGGAGGAACGTAATTTCTATTCCAGATTGGAGGCTGATTCACGTGCTCAGTTTCAA GAATATGCTGATGCTGGAACTGTCAAACAAAATTATGTTAACATCTTGTTGATGCTCTTGCGCCTTCGACAAGCTTGTGATCATCCCCTGCTCGTTAGGCCTTATGATTCTAGTTCTTTATGGAGATCCTCAGCTGAGATGGCAAAGAAGCTTCCGCGGGACAAGCAAATACATCTTCTAAATTGTTTAGAAGCATCTTTAGCAATTTGTGGCATCTGTAAT GATCCTCCTGAAGATGCTGTTGTTTCGATTTGTGGTCATGTTTTCTGCAACCAATGTCTTAGTGAGCATCTTATTGGTGATGACAAGCAGTGCCCTGTTACAAATTGCAAAGTTAGACTCAGTGCGTCTTCAGTGTTTTCCAAAGCCACGCTAAATGGTTCTCTCTCTGACGAGCCTTGTCAGGGTAGTTCCCCCAACTGCTCTGCTTCTGAAGTTGTTGATGCAGCTGAGCATTTTTCTGAAGGTACTTCTACCAAAATTAAGGCCGCTCTTGAGGTCCTGCACTCATTATGTCAACCTCGGGGTTGTACATCATCAAATAGTTATGCACAGAACACACTTGATGAAAGAGCCATCTGTCTCAGCAACTCTGTTGGGGAATTACTCGAGGATAATCCTGATAGACAAAATTTGGCTGTAGAGAGTTCTAAAAATTCAGTTGAAGTTGAGGCAGCTGGAGAGAAAGCCATAGTATTTTCACAGTGGACAAGGATGCTGGATTTGCTTGAGGCTTGTCTAAAAAATTCTTCCATTCAGTACAGAAGACTTGATGGAACAATGTCAGTTTTTGCCAGAGATAAAGCTGTGAAGGATTTTAACACCCGCCCAGAG GTGTCGGTTATGATTATGTCTCTGAAAGCTGCTAGTCTTGGTCTCAACATGGTTGCTGCTTGCCATGTTCTTCTGCTGGATCTTTGGTGGAACCCTACCACTGAGGATCAAGCAATTGACAGAGCACACCGAATTGGGCAAACTCGTCCTGTTAGAGTTTTGCGATTAACGGTCAGAGATACAGTTGAAGATCGTATTTTAGCCCTTCAG caaaagaagagagagatggtTGCATCTGCATTTGGAGAGGATGGAACCGGTGGTGGTCAGACGCGCCTCACAGAGGAGGACCTGAAATACCTGTTTATGATGTGA